In one window of Spirochaetaceae bacterium DNA:
- the sucC gene encoding ADP-forming succinate--CoA ligase subunit beta → MKLHEHQAKTVLARYGVAVPRGRVAATAEDAARVAGDLGGPVVVKAQAHTGARGKAGGIRLAADPGAAQAAAGELLGIRLVTNQTGPAGLPVDAVLVEERVAIARELYLSVVIDNAAGMPMVIASAAGGMEIEQVAVERPEAIHRQHVDPTCGLQPYQARALAFATGLGGELLAPAVRLIDALVAAFEGSDARLIEINPLVVTEGGALLAGDAKFDVDDNALFRQPGLVRLRDRGQEAERELEAHDAGIDNYVKLDGDIGCLVNGAGLAMATMDAIKLAGGEPANFLDIGTANRREAVVAALRIIGADPDVRAVLVNIFGGLARTDIIAAGVVAAKAEGALPQPTVVRLAGTNVTQGLEILDRAAVDLVRAGGFAEAARAAVLAARGGAA, encoded by the coding sequence TTGAAGCTGCACGAACACCAGGCCAAGACGGTGCTGGCGCGCTACGGCGTGGCGGTGCCTCGCGGCCGCGTCGCGGCCACGGCCGAGGACGCCGCGCGCGTTGCCGGCGACCTGGGCGGACCGGTGGTGGTCAAGGCGCAGGCACACACCGGGGCGCGCGGCAAGGCGGGCGGCATCCGGCTGGCCGCGGACCCGGGCGCCGCGCAGGCGGCGGCGGGCGAATTGCTGGGCATCCGGCTGGTGACCAACCAGACCGGCCCGGCCGGACTTCCGGTGGACGCCGTCCTGGTGGAGGAGCGCGTTGCCATTGCGCGCGAGCTGTATCTGAGCGTGGTGATCGACAACGCGGCCGGGATGCCGATGGTGATCGCGTCGGCGGCGGGGGGCATGGAGATCGAACAGGTCGCGGTCGAGCGCCCGGAGGCGATTCACCGCCAGCATGTCGACCCGACCTGTGGACTGCAGCCGTACCAGGCGCGCGCCCTGGCATTCGCCACCGGCCTGGGAGGCGAGCTGCTGGCGCCGGCGGTACGGCTGATCGATGCGCTGGTAGCCGCATTCGAGGGCAGCGACGCGCGCCTGATCGAGATCAACCCGCTGGTGGTCACGGAAGGCGGCGCCCTGCTGGCCGGCGACGCGAAGTTCGACGTGGACGACAACGCCCTGTTCCGGCAGCCGGGGCTGGTGCGGCTGCGCGACCGCGGCCAGGAGGCGGAACGCGAACTGGAGGCGCACGACGCCGGGATCGACAACTACGTGAAGCTGGACGGCGACATCGGCTGCCTGGTCAACGGCGCCGGCCTGGCCATGGCCACCATGGATGCGATCAAGCTGGCCGGCGGTGAACCGGCCAACTTCCTGGACATCGGCACCGCCAACCGCCGGGAGGCGGTGGTCGCGGCACTGCGGATTATCGGTGCCGACCCCGACGTGCGCGCGGTGCTGGTCAACATCTTCGGCGGGCTCGCGCGCACCGACATCATCGCCGCCGGCGTGGTGGCGGCGAAGGCGGAGGGCGCGTTGCCACAGCCCACCGTGGTTCGCCTTGCCGGCACCAACGTCACGCAGGGGTTGGAGATTCTCGACCGCGCGGCGGTCGACCTGGTGCGCGCCGGCGGATTCGCCGAGGCGGCGCGCGCCGCCGTGCTTGCCGCCCGGGGAGGGGCCGCGTAA
- the sucD gene encoding succinate--CoA ligase subunit alpha, which translates to MAVLLGASSRILVQGFGRAGQLQARVSRSYGSAVVAGVTPGRGGQRLEDTPVYDTVRAAVAEQGANVSVIFVPAPYAADAILEAADAGIPVVICITEFIPTRDMVQVKRYLRGSATRLIGPNCPGVIAPAQRARAGIMPVDVYRPGNVGVISRSGTLVYEAVDQLSRLGIGQSGSVGVGGDPVIGTSQREALELFEADAETGAVVLIGEIGGTAEQEAAEYVASMSKPVVAFIAGATAPPGRRMGHAGAIIAGAAGTARAKQEALRAAGAAVVESPSAIGHTMREVLLRQP; encoded by the coding sequence ATGGCGGTGCTGCTTGGCGCATCGAGCCGCATCCTGGTGCAGGGCTTCGGCCGTGCCGGCCAGTTGCAGGCGCGCGTCAGCCGCTCCTACGGGAGCGCCGTGGTGGCGGGCGTCACGCCGGGCCGGGGCGGCCAGCGGCTGGAGGACACCCCGGTGTACGACACGGTGCGTGCGGCGGTGGCGGAGCAGGGGGCCAACGTGTCGGTGATCTTCGTGCCCGCTCCGTACGCCGCCGATGCCATACTGGAAGCCGCGGACGCCGGCATTCCGGTGGTGATCTGCATAACCGAGTTCATTCCGACGCGCGACATGGTGCAGGTAAAGCGCTATCTGCGCGGCTCCGCGACCCGGCTGATCGGCCCCAACTGCCCCGGCGTGATCGCTCCCGCGCAGCGTGCCCGGGCCGGCATCATGCCGGTCGACGTGTACCGCCCCGGCAACGTCGGCGTGATCTCCCGTTCCGGGACCCTCGTGTACGAGGCCGTGGATCAGTTGTCGCGGCTCGGCATCGGCCAGTCGGGCAGCGTCGGCGTCGGCGGCGATCCGGTGATCGGAACCTCGCAGCGGGAAGCGCTCGAGTTGTTCGAGGCGGATGCGGAAACCGGCGCCGTGGTCCTGATCGGCGAGATAGGCGGCACCGCCGAGCAGGAGGCGGCCGAATACGTGGCGTCGATGAGCAAGCCGGTGGTGGCGTTCATCGCCGGCGCGACCGCTCCGCCGGGGCGCCGCATGGGGCACGCCGGGGCGATCATCGCCGGGGCCGCCGGCACGGCGCGCGCCAAGCAGGAAGCGCTGCGCGCGGCAGGCGCGGCCGTGGTCGAATCGCCGTCCGCGATCGGTCACACGATGCGCGAGGTGTTGCTCCGCCAGCCCTGA